Proteins co-encoded in one Paraburkholderia edwinii genomic window:
- the zwf gene encoding glucose-6-phosphate dehydrogenase has product MQTDSSFTFVLFGGTGDLSMRKILPALYEAHRAGMLAAGGKIFAVARHIDGREQYLQWVNEHVRAHVANAQFTEDTWLTFLERIEFVAIDLGKAEDFVLLRDAIANLPGCRVFYLATGPSLFVPICRALASVGLNERSRIVLEKPLGYDLRSSNAINDAVGEMFAEEQIYRIDHYLGKEPVQNLLALRFGNALFEPLWRREWVESIQITIAEELGVEARGDFYDNTGALRDMVQNHLLQLLSIVAMEPPHSMDSDSVRDEKLRVLRALKPTDPRDISRVAVRGQYHAGVIRGASVPAYANESGVRPDSTTETFVALKAEIENWRWAGVPFFLRTGKRLADRVAEIVVNFRAVPHSALGATALRAGANRLVIRLQPNETIRLYCLAKKPGEGMNLSSVHLDLAFDQFFREGQMEAYQRLLLDVINGRLALFVRRDEQEAAWRWVEPILNEWAASGTKPKPYAAGTWGPAAASAMLAQHGTCWLEEEN; this is encoded by the coding sequence ATGCAAACGGATTCCAGTTTCACCTTTGTGCTGTTTGGCGGCACCGGCGATCTGTCGATGCGCAAGATCCTGCCCGCGCTCTATGAAGCGCATCGCGCAGGCATGCTGGCAGCGGGCGGCAAGATCTTTGCGGTGGCGCGTCATATCGATGGCCGCGAGCAATACCTGCAATGGGTCAATGAGCACGTGCGCGCGCATGTGGCCAATGCACAGTTCACGGAAGACACTTGGCTCACGTTCCTCGAACGTATCGAGTTTGTCGCCATCGACCTCGGCAAAGCCGAAGACTTCGTGTTGCTGCGCGATGCGATTGCGAATCTGCCCGGCTGCCGCGTGTTCTATCTGGCAACCGGTCCTTCGCTGTTCGTGCCGATCTGTCGCGCGCTGGCTTCGGTTGGGCTTAACGAGCGTTCGCGCATCGTGCTCGAAAAGCCGTTGGGCTACGACCTGCGTTCGTCGAATGCGATCAACGATGCAGTCGGCGAGATGTTTGCCGAAGAGCAGATTTATCGGATTGACCACTATCTGGGCAAAGAGCCCGTGCAGAACCTGTTGGCGCTGCGTTTCGGCAATGCGCTGTTCGAGCCGCTGTGGCGCCGCGAATGGGTCGAGAGCATTCAGATCACGATTGCCGAAGAACTCGGCGTGGAAGCGCGCGGCGATTTCTACGACAATACGGGCGCCTTGCGCGACATGGTGCAAAACCATTTGCTGCAGCTGCTTTCGATTGTCGCGATGGAACCGCCGCATTCGATGGATTCGGATTCGGTCCGCGATGAAAAGCTGCGCGTGCTGCGCGCGTTGAAGCCGACCGATCCGCGCGATATCAGCCGCGTGGCCGTGCGCGGCCAATATCACGCCGGTGTGATTCGCGGCGCGTCGGTGCCGGCCTATGCGAATGAATCGGGCGTGCGGCCTGACAGCACCACCGAAACCTTCGTCGCGCTCAAAGCGGAAATCGAAAACTGGCGTTGGGCCGGTGTGCCGTTCTTCCTGCGCACGGGCAAGCGTCTGGCCGATCGTGTGGCGGAAATCGTCGTGAACTTCCGCGCCGTGCCGCATTCGGCGCTCGGTGCAACCGCGTTGCGCGCCGGCGCCAATCGTTTGGTCATCCGCTTGCAACCGAACGAAACGATCCGCTTGTACTGCCTCGCGAAAAAGCCCGGCGAAGGGATGAACCTGTCGAGCGTTCACCTCGATCTCGCGTTCGATCAGTTCTTCCGCGAAGGTCAGATGGAAGCGTATCAACGGCTGTTGCTCGATGTGATCAACGGCCGGCTCGCGCTGTTTGTGCGCCGCGACGAGCAGGAAGCCGCGTGGCGCTGGGTCGAGCCTATTCTTAACGAATGGGCTGCGTCGGGCACGAAGCCGAAGCCTTATGCGGCCGGCACGTGGGGCCCGGCGGCGGCCAGCGCGATGCTCGCGCAGCACGGCACCTGCTGGTTAGAGGAAGAGAACTGA
- a CDS encoding bifunctional transcriptional regulator/glucokinase, which yields MSTGVQTKAAPQAGQHADGPRLLADVGGTNARFALETRPGEISQVHVYPCADYPGIAEVIKKYLKDTKIGRVNHAAVAIANPVDGDQVRMTNHDWHFSIEATRRALGFDTLLVVNDFTALAMALPGLTDTQRVQVGGGTRRPHSVIGLLGPGTGMGVSGLIPADDRWIALGSEGGHASFAPSDEREDLVLQYARKKWSHVSFERVAAGPGIEIIYRALAARDKKRVPSTLDVSEISKRGLEGDPLAAETLEVFCGILGTFAGNIAVTLGALGGIYIGGGVVPRLGEFFEKSSFRQRFEAKGRFEDYLKNVPTFVITAEYPAFLGVSAILAEQLSNRSGGSSSAVFERIRQMRDALTPAERRVADLALNHPRSIINDPIVDIARKADVSQPTVIRFCRSLGCQGLSDFKLKLATGLTGTIPVSHSQVHLGDTATDFGAKVLDNTVSAILQLREHLNFDHVETAIDLLNTARRIEFYGLGNSNIVAQDAHYKFFRFGIPTIAYGDLYMQAASAALLGKGDVIVAVSKSGRAPELLRVLDVAMQAGAKVIAITSSNTPLAKRATVALETDHIEIRDSQLSMISRILHLLMIDILAVGVAIRRAVPEAEVTDAVAKARDGADEETSAVLDWLSHGAAATPKD from the coding sequence ATGTCTACTGGTGTGCAAACTAAAGCTGCCCCGCAAGCGGGCCAGCACGCCGATGGACCGAGGCTTCTCGCCGATGTCGGCGGGACCAATGCGCGATTCGCGCTCGAGACCAGACCGGGGGAGATTTCTCAGGTGCACGTTTATCCGTGTGCCGACTATCCGGGCATCGCGGAAGTCATCAAGAAGTACCTGAAAGATACGAAGATCGGCCGCGTGAATCACGCGGCAGTCGCCATTGCGAATCCGGTCGACGGGGACCAGGTTCGGATGACGAATCATGATTGGCATTTTTCGATCGAAGCGACGCGTCGTGCCTTGGGCTTCGATACGCTGCTGGTGGTCAACGACTTCACCGCGCTTGCGATGGCGTTGCCGGGGTTGACCGATACGCAGCGCGTGCAGGTAGGCGGTGGCACGCGGCGGCCGCATAGCGTAATCGGGCTGCTTGGGCCCGGTACGGGGATGGGCGTGTCCGGTTTGATTCCGGCCGACGACCGGTGGATTGCGCTCGGCAGCGAAGGCGGTCATGCGTCGTTCGCGCCTTCCGATGAGCGCGAAGACCTCGTGCTGCAGTACGCACGCAAGAAGTGGTCGCATGTGTCGTTTGAACGCGTGGCGGCAGGGCCCGGCATCGAGATCATTTATCGTGCGCTGGCGGCTCGCGACAAGAAGCGCGTGCCGTCAACTCTGGATGTGTCGGAAATCTCGAAGCGCGGGCTCGAAGGCGATCCGCTCGCGGCTGAAACGCTCGAAGTGTTCTGCGGCATTCTCGGCACGTTTGCCGGCAATATCGCGGTGACGCTCGGCGCGCTGGGCGGTATCTACATTGGCGGCGGCGTGGTGCCGCGGCTGGGCGAGTTCTTTGAGAAGTCGTCGTTCCGTCAGCGCTTTGAAGCGAAAGGCCGCTTCGAAGACTATCTGAAGAACGTGCCGACGTTTGTGATTACCGCCGAATATCCGGCGTTTCTCGGCGTCTCGGCGATTCTCGCGGAGCAGTTGTCGAATCGCTCGGGCGGCAGTTCTTCTGCTGTGTTCGAACGCATTCGGCAGATGCGCGATGCGCTGACGCCGGCCGAGCGCCGCGTGGCCGATCTCGCTTTGAACCATCCGCGTTCGATCATCAACGATCCAATTGTCGATATCGCGCGCAAGGCCGATGTGAGCCAGCCGACGGTGATTCGCTTCTGCCGGTCGCTGGGCTGCCAGGGCTTGTCCGATTTCAAGCTGAAGCTCGCAACCGGTTTGACCGGCACGATTCCGGTTAGCCATAGCCAGGTGCATCTCGGCGATACGGCAACCGACTTCGGCGCGAAGGTGCTCGATAACACGGTGTCCGCGATTTTGCAGTTGCGCGAGCATCTGAACTTCGATCATGTCGAAACGGCGATCGATCTGCTGAATACCGCGCGACGGATCGAGTTTTATGGGCTCGGTAATTCGAATATCGTCGCGCAGGACGCGCACTACAAGTTCTTCCGCTTTGGCATTCCGACAATTGCTTATGGCGATCTGTATATGCAGGCCGCTTCGGCTGCGTTGCTCGGCAAGGGCGATGTGATTGTCGCGGTGTCGAAGTCCGGTCGCGCGCCTGAGTTGCTGCGTGTGCTCGATGTCGCGATGCAGGCGGGCGCGAAGGTAATCGCGATTACGTCGAGCAATACGCCGCTCGCGAAACGTGCGACCGTCGCGCTCGAAACCGATCACATCGAGATTCGCGATTCGCAGCTTTCGATGATCTCGCGCATCCTGCATCTGCTGATGATCGATATTCTCGCGGTGGGCGTGGCGATTCGTCGTGCGGTGCCGGAAGCAGAAGTGACCGATGCGGTGGCCAAGGCGCGCGACGGTGCGGATGAAGAGACGAGCGCGGTGCTCGACTGGTTGAGTCATGGGGCGGCCGCTACGCCTAAGGACTAA
- a CDS encoding acyl-CoA dehydrogenase family protein, with protein sequence MDFQLTESQQAFSDAVRRFAHDRLKEGALQRAHQRGFPFETARQLAEQGLLGITVSEEDGGQGGTLMDAVIAIQEVALACPRSADIVQSGNFGPIRTFVEYATAEQKQRFLRDLLLGRKVISLGMTEPGAGSAVTQLTTTARKEGDEYVLNGTKVFSTHSPDADLFLIYCRFGPGLDNIGSVLIEKGTPGFTVGQPSSFMSGEEWSQLYMEECRIPAENLLLGPGGFKKQMSGFNVERIGNASRALALGRYAFNAAREHALMREQFGRPLCEFQGIQWKFAEMAIKLEAAQLLLYRAASQPDGALPSAYDTAVAKAHCNLTGWEVANEALQVMGGLGYSQEALVEYCVRRTRGWMIAGGSIEMLKNRIAECVFERRFDQRKS encoded by the coding sequence ATGGATTTTCAACTGACAGAATCACAACAGGCGTTTAGCGATGCAGTACGTCGCTTCGCGCACGACCGTCTCAAGGAAGGCGCGCTGCAGCGCGCGCATCAACGCGGCTTCCCGTTCGAGACCGCGCGTCAGCTCGCGGAACAAGGCTTGCTCGGCATCACCGTCAGCGAGGAAGATGGCGGCCAGGGCGGCACGTTGATGGACGCGGTGATCGCGATTCAGGAGGTCGCGCTGGCGTGCCCACGCAGTGCGGATATCGTGCAGTCCGGCAATTTCGGGCCGATTCGTACCTTCGTCGAATATGCAACGGCCGAGCAGAAGCAGCGCTTTCTGCGCGACCTGCTGCTAGGCCGCAAGGTGATTTCGCTTGGCATGACCGAACCCGGTGCGGGCTCCGCAGTCACGCAGCTCACGACCACCGCGCGCAAGGAAGGCGATGAGTACGTGCTGAATGGCACGAAAGTGTTTTCGACGCATAGCCCCGACGCAGACCTGTTTCTGATCTATTGCCGCTTTGGTCCGGGCCTCGACAACATCGGTTCGGTGCTGATCGAAAAAGGCACACCGGGCTTTACGGTCGGCCAGCCGTCGAGCTTTATGAGCGGCGAGGAATGGTCACAGCTTTATATGGAAGAGTGCCGCATTCCCGCTGAAAACCTGCTGCTTGGGCCTGGTGGGTTCAAGAAACAGATGTCGGGCTTTAACGTCGAGCGGATCGGCAATGCGTCGCGTGCGCTTGCGCTGGGCCGCTATGCGTTCAATGCAGCCAGGGAACATGCGTTGATGCGCGAACAGTTTGGACGCCCGCTATGCGAGTTTCAAGGCATTCAATGGAAGTTCGCCGAGATGGCAATCAAGCTCGAAGCCGCGCAACTGCTGCTCTACCGCGCGGCGTCGCAACCTGACGGCGCGTTGCCGTCGGCTTACGATACAGCCGTAGCAAAGGCACATTGCAATCTGACCGGCTGGGAAGTGGCGAACGAAGCGTTGCAGGTGATGGGCGGCCTCGGCTATAGCCAGGAGGCGCTCGTTGAGTATTGCGTGCGGCGCACGCGCGGCTGGATGATCGCGGGCGGCTCGATCGAAATGTTGAAGAATCGCATTGCGGAGTGCGTATTCGAACGGCGCTTCGATCAGCGTAAATCCTGA
- the gcvA gene encoding transcriptional regulator GcvA, whose translation MRPVPPLNPLHVFDAVARLGSLTRAAAELSVTHSAVSRQLATLEAYLGVELFERGPRGVVLTTVGERYFAQIGPAFDAISSATATLKGSADGQPLRLCVYATFAAKWLMQRLHRFEERYPTITIEISTTVSPVNFNKQDIDAAIQIGDGNWPGASSEFLFADVIEPMCSPALLKQGPRIKSIDDLKKHRLLQSRYRKRDWLDWLHAQGRADLDDHVRAQKGIFQNSFLAYQAAIQGMGVVMGQVQLLAADVKAGLLVRPFESPLKRDDLAYYLVLPDGRGHSRKIAALRSWLIAEAKASDSVVGVDA comes from the coding sequence ATGCGTCCGGTCCCGCCGCTCAATCCGCTGCATGTGTTCGATGCCGTCGCACGGCTCGGCAGCCTCACGCGCGCCGCGGCGGAACTGTCGGTTACGCACTCCGCGGTGAGCCGGCAACTCGCGACGCTCGAGGCGTATCTCGGGGTCGAACTATTCGAGCGCGGGCCACGCGGCGTCGTGCTCACTACGGTCGGCGAGCGCTACTTCGCGCAGATCGGTCCCGCATTCGATGCCATTTCAAGTGCAACAGCCACGCTAAAAGGCTCGGCTGATGGACAGCCGCTCCGCCTATGCGTCTATGCGACGTTCGCGGCCAAATGGCTGATGCAGCGTCTGCATCGCTTCGAAGAACGCTATCCGACCATTACCATCGAAATCAGCACCACCGTATCGCCCGTCAACTTCAACAAGCAGGACATCGACGCGGCGATTCAGATCGGCGACGGCAATTGGCCCGGCGCATCGAGCGAATTTCTGTTTGCGGATGTGATCGAACCGATGTGCAGTCCGGCTCTGCTCAAGCAGGGGCCGCGCATCAAGTCGATCGACGACTTGAAAAAGCATCGGCTATTGCAATCGCGTTACCGGAAACGCGATTGGCTCGATTGGTTGCACGCGCAAGGACGCGCGGATCTCGACGATCATGTGCGTGCGCAGAAAGGCATCTTTCAGAATTCGTTTCTCGCGTATCAGGCTGCGATTCAAGGGATGGGCGTGGTGATGGGGCAAGTGCAACTGCTTGCCGCCGATGTCAAAGCAGGCCTGCTTGTGCGGCCATTTGAATCGCCTTTGAAGCGCGACGATCTCGCTTATTACCTCGTGCTGCCCGATGGGCGAGGGCATTCGCGCAAGATCGCCGCGTTGCGTTCATGGCTGATTGCGGAAGCGAAGGCGAGCGATAGCGTGGTGGGTGTGGACGCTTAG